The Yersinia entomophaga nucleotide sequence CCTGCAAATTATTACAGATTTTCAAATCTGTAGCGGCAAAACATGTATTTAATCATCCGGAAGTTGAGCAACTGGAGCTACAAGGCTACCGGGTTATCAGTGGTTTACTGGATATCTACAGCCCGTTACTCTCTATGCCGCAGGCGGCTTTCGCGCAGTTGGTCGCGGAGGACAGTCATCGCGACTATCCAATTGAAACCCGCCTGTACCATAAACTTTCGATCAAGCACCGTTTAGCCTATGTTGAGGCGATAGAAGGTGTGAGTCATTTATCCGCCGAGCTGCGAGAGATTAGGGAATATTATTATCGGGCTAGATTGCTTCAGGATTACATCAGCGGTATGACCGATCTTTATGCCTATGATGAATATCGTCGTTTGATGGCGGCAGAATAAGTTTCTGCTGCCGTTCTATTATTTAATCTTTATTAGGTCGAGTTTTGTAAAGACGGTAAACAATTTTTACTATTACAGATTCAGTATTAATGAACTTAGGCTCTGACGACTACTCTTACTTTGCATGACTCGATTAGTTAGTCAAAACTATTAATTAACTTGTTATTTGTATATAGAGAGAAAGAGAACCGACCCATGAAAAAAACTACGTTAGTGTTAAGCGCATTGGCATTAAGCATTGGTTTCGCCATGGGGCCGGTCTCTGCCATTGCTGCAGAAACCGCCTCATCCAGCACCCAGCAGCTCCCTAGTCTGGCACCGATGCTAGAAAAGGTCATGCCATCGGTGGTCAGCATCAACGTGGAAGGCAGTGCTACGGTAAAAAGTGCCGGGATGCCAGACCAGTTCCAACAGTTCTTCGGCGGAAACTCGCCGTTATGTCAGGATGGTTCGCCTTTCCAGGGTTCACCGCTGTGTCAGGGCGGGCTGGGCGGTGGCGATGGTCAGCCAACTCAGAAAGAATTCCGAGGATTAGGCGCTGGCGTAGTGATTGATGCTGCGAAAGGCTATGTGGTGACCAATAACCACGTAGTAGAAAACGCGAATAAAATTCAGGTGCAGTTGAGCGATGGGCGTAAATTCGACGCCAAAGTGATCGGTAAAGATCCACGCACCGATATTGCCTTGATCCAGTTGAAAGACTTTAAAAATCTAACGGCGATCAAAATGGCCGATTCCGATCAACTGCGGGTGGGCGACTATACCGTGGCGATCGGTAACCCTTATGGATTAGGGGAAACGGCGACGTCCGGTATCGTTTCGGCGTTAGGGCGCAGTGGCCTGAACGTTGAAAACTACGAAAACTTTATCCAGACCGATGCTGCAATTAATCGTGGTAACTCCGGCGGCGCTCTGGTGAACCTGAATGGTGAACTGATCGGGATTAACACTGCTATTCTGGCTCCGGACGGTGGCAATATCGGTATTGGTTTTGCTATCCCAAGTAATATGGTGAAAAACCTGACGTCGCAAATGGTGGAGTTTGGCCAGGTGAAACGCGGCGAACTGGGGATTATGGGAACCGAACTGAACTCCGAATTGGCTAAAGCCATGAACGTGGACGCGCAGAAAGGTGCCTTTATCAGTCAGGTATTGCCGAAGTCTTCAGCGGCAAAAGCCGGTATTAAAGCCGGTGATGTGATTGTGACCATGAACGGAAAAGCCATCTCCAGCTTCGCCGCCTTCCGCGCTGAGATTGGCACACTGCCGGTGGGGAGCAAAATAGTGCTGGGCCTGCTGCGGGAAGGTAAACCGATTACTGTCGATGTCACGTTGGAGCAGGGTTCTCAGGCGCAGATCGCGTCTGGCAACATTTACACAGGGATTGAAGGCGCTGAACTGAGCAACTTTGATGCCGCAGGTAAGAAAGGCGTGAAGGTAGATAGCGTGAAAGAAGGTTCTGCCGCCGCGCGTATCGGCCTGAAAAAAGGCGATATTATTACCGGTGTAAACCAGAAACCGACGCTAAATCTCGGTGAGTTACGTAAAATTCTCGAGGCTAAGCCTTCAGTGCTGGCTTTGAGTATTCATCGTGGTGATACCGATATTTATCTGTTAGCACAGTAATTATCCGCGATTCGGGGCCAGAATATTTCGGCCCCGAATTTTACCTATCCCCGCTTAATTTTCCTTTGATTCAGGCGACGGCGGTTGGCCTATATGGCTTTTCGCAGCCTGAATGACATTCTCTATTTCATCGAGTAATTCCAGCCATTCTGGCAATAAATCCTGATTGTCAGCCTTCTGCCGTAGCTGTTGCTCAATATAGGAACACAGCCGTTTTAGTCTCGGGACGCCGCTGCACGCGCAGCTACCGTGCAATTTATGAATCAGATTCACGATATCCTCGTCGTCTGCGCCTTCCACAATGGCGTTGACCCGCTGTGTGACCTGTGGGAGAAACGCTAATAGCATGACCAACAGCTCCTGCGCCAAATCTTCTTTATTGGCGGCCTGACGAATAGCTAGCGGCCAGTTAATCGAATCTTCCCAGCCTGCAGGCCGCGGGGTCATTACCGTAGCAGACTTCTGAACGGTCGTTTGTTCATGCTGGTAAAAACGCGCCAGCGCCTGCGTCAGCCGGGTTTCATCAATAGGTTTAGCCAGATAATCAGCCATACCAAGCTTGAGAAACTGCTCCTGTTGGCCACTAATGGCGTGGGCGGTAACGGCAATTATTGGCGTATTAACATGATTAGGTAATTGATGAATTAACTCACTGGCGCGAATACCGTCCACTTCCGGCATCTGAATATCCATCAAAATCACGTCCAGAGCATGTTCGCGGGCGACGGCAATGGCTTTTTCAGCGCTTTCACACAGAATGGTTTCTTCAACCTGTTCTTCCAGCAGTGTGCCTATCAGTTTTAGATTCGCAGGATTGTCATCCACCGCCATTACACGCAGCGGCAGGCGCGGCTTTTTCGGTTCGTTTTCGTTTGGCGCGGGCAATGCTCGCGGATCTTCTTTCAACAACAGTGGCATCAGGCGATTGCTGGAAATCGGTTTCACCAGACAGGCTTTGGCACCTAACTGTTTTAACTGCTCTGCATCAACCTGAGACTGGCTTGGCAACGCCAGAATCACATGATCGGCAATTTTTAGCGCCGCTAACAGCTTATCCTGATGACCTGCCATATTCGTGCGGAAAGGAATCGGAACGCCGACTAGCAGGAAATCGTAGTATTTATCCGGGAGTTGGGCCAGCGTCGGGCTGTGAGTCACCCGCAGAGGCGTAATGCTCAACATATCCAACGTGGCCTGAGCTGCCGCCGGATTCCGTTCGATATAGGCTAAATGCTTGCCGGCGAGCTGTTCCATGGTTGGCTGGCGATAGACCATGCCTTCGTTGAGATCTAAAGTGATATGGAAACGGAAAGTTGAGCCACGATTTAACTCGCTACGGAAGCTAATATCGCCGTCCATTTCTTTGACCAGACGCTCGGTTATTACCAAGCCAAGCCCGGTACCACCGTGGCGGCGGGAAATGCTGGCATCGGCCTGGCGGAAAGCTTGAAACAGCTGAGACTGCTGCTGTTCGGAAATACCGATGCCGGTGTCCTGAATCTCCACCGCCAGCTTAATTTGTCGGGCGGTTTGCGATAGCAGACTTACGTGGATATCTACGTTACCATTTTCGGTAAACTTGATGGCATTGCCCAGCAGGTTGGTCATGACCTGCTGCAAGCGCATAGAGTCGCCTACCACCTGTTCTGGCACATCATTATTGACGTGCAGCGTCAGTTCCAGCCCTTTCTCATGTGCGGTGTGAGCCAGCAAAATAACGACTTCATCCAAGGTTTCACGCAGCGGGAATGGAATATGCTCCAACACCAGCTTTTCGGCCTCTAGCTTGGAGAAATCCAGTACGTCATTGATGATACACAGCAGATTATTGGCCGAGCGCTGGATGGTTTGCAGGTAATCTGTTTGAGTTGGCGTCAGGGAGGTTTTCAGCGTCTGGCGGGTGAATCCGATTACGCCATTAAGCGGCGTGCGTAATTCGTGGGACATATTGGCCAGAAACTCGGATTTAATTCGCGCCGCTTCCTGCGCCCGTTTCTTCGCCAGACCCAGTTCCACGTTCTGGATTTCCATCTGTTCCAGCGTTTCCCGCAGATCTGAAGTGGCCTGATCGATATTCTGCTGCATTTCCTCGTGGTAGGCCGCCAGCGACATCGCCATCGAGTTAATGCCGTTTTTCAGGATATTCAATTCTCCCAGCATGTGTCCTTCTACCCGACTATCCAACTGGCCGCGCCGAATCCGGTCTACGGTATTCACCATATTACGGATAGGGCCGGTCACATCGCGCATCAGACGATAGGCAAACAAAATGGCAATACACAGGCAGAACAACAGCAATAAAGTAGAGATAAACACTTCTTTATATTGCTGAAGTCGTACGGATTGTAAATCTAGATCGATGGCAATATAACCCAACGGACGGTTGCTAATATTGGCTTCTGGTGGCCGGTCACTGGAGATATTATATTCCGAGACAATGGGCATTCTTAAGATTAACGAATCCCCTCGGTAGGTCAGCATCAAAGAACTGGGGATCGGAATATTATTCGTCAACCTTAATTGTGACGAGTTGTAATTATAGTTAGAAGTGACAAAAAGATTATTATCTGCGTCAAAAACGGTAATTGAACGCACAATATTTGAATGGCGGCGATGTAACAGATTAATTAACTGTCTGACGGTATCTCGATTACGGAACGTCATTCCATATTCACTGGCAACCGCCAGCGGTTCGATAATACTGGTTCCTGCGTTAACTACTTGGTTTTGCAGTTCATTATATCGATGCACCATAAAAGATGTACTGAGTAATAGCCCAAGCAGAAGCGTGGGAGCTAAGATTAGTATCATCATGCGCGCGCGAAGACTGTATTTGGTCATGGTATTCCAATGTGGGAGAATTAGCAGCTTACGAAAACCAACGCATACTCATCAATAATTATGGCGCAATTCTACTCTCCAAACCGCCGTGTTACGACCCGGCAAATGATAACCGTGACTGCTGACGACCTGGATCCTTTAGGGCAGGGCGTTGCACATTATCAAGGTAAGGCCATTTTTGTCCCCGGTATGCTACCCGGAGAGCAGGCCGAGATACAGTTAACTGAAGAAAAACGTCAGTTTTCCCGCGGAAAGCTTCAGCGTTTACTGAAGCCCTGCGCCGAGAGAGTCGCCCCCCTTTGCCCACATTTTGGGACCTGCGGCGGCTGCCAGCAGCAACATGCCGATACCCACTTACAGCAGAACAGCAAGGCGGCTCACCTGCAACGCCTAATTGCGCGAGAAACAGGCGTAACCGTAGAGCCAGAGTCTGTCATCTGCGGGACTGAATACGGTTATCGACGGCGAGCGCGTTTAGGGTTGTACTACCAACCTAAACAGCAGCGTTTGGTCATGGGTTTTCGCAAGGTCGCTTCCCACGATTTGGTGGCGATAAAAACCTGCCCGGTACTGCGACCAGAGCTCGAGCGCCTGTTAGCGCCGCTTTATCGCTGTTTGTCAGAATTGCGTGCCGTTAAACGCCTGGGACACGTAGAATTGGTGCTGGCCGATAATGGGCCGTTGCTGACGCTACGTCATCTTGATAGCTTGAGTACCGCCGATCGCGCCGCGTTACTGGCTTTTTCTCAGCGTGAGCAGGTCGCGATTTATCTGGCTCCCGACAGCGATCATATTGAGCGTTTAAGCGGCGAGGAGCCTTACTATCAGATAGAAGGTCTACGCTTAGCGTTTAATCCGCGCGATTTTATTCAGGTCAATGCCACGGTAAATGAGAAAATGGTGGCGCAGGCGCTGGAATGGTTGGATGTGCAACCGAATGAGCGCGTTTTGGATTTATTCTGCGGTATGGGTAATTTTACTTTGCCGTTAGCGCGTCATGCCCTACAAGTTGTGGGTATAGAAGGAGTTGCGACACTGGTGGCTAATGGGCAATATAATGCGCAGATTAATGGTTTAGCTAATGTTTCGTTCTTTCATGAGAATTTAGAGGACGAGATCGATAAACAGCCTTGGGCGAGCCAAGGTTTTGATAAAATATTGCTGGACCCGGCGCGGGCAGGTGCGGCCGGGGTCATGTTACATATAGTGAAGCTGGCGCCGAAACGGGTGGTATACGTGTCTTGTAATCCCACCACCTTGGCACGAGATAGCCACGTGCTGATCGACGCCGGTTACCGTCTTGCACGTGTGCGAATGTTAGATATGTTTCCGCACACGGGGCATCTTGAGTCAATGGCGCTGTTTATACAGCAGGAGCCACTGGCCGCTGAGTAGGGAGAAGTTATGGTTGCGGTAAGAAGTGCACATTTGAATCCAGCGGGCGAGTTTGCTCTCGACGATTGGATCGCCAGCTTGGGTCTTCCCAACCCGCAGTCATGTGAGCGATTAGCCGAAACCTGGCGTTATTGTGAACAACATACACAAGGTCATCCCGATGCCTCGCTACTGCTGTGGCGCGGCCTTGAAATGGTTGAAATCCTTTCCACCCTGAGTATGGATAACGACAGTATGCGCGCGGCGCTGCTGTTCCCATTGGTTGATGCCAATGTGGTTAACGAAGAAACCCTGACCGAACAGTTTGGCAAAGGCATTACCTATCTGGTGCACGGCGTGCGGGATATGGATGCCATTCGCCAGCTAAAGGCCACCACTAATGATTCGATGAGTTCAGAGCAGGTGGATAATGTCCGCCGTATGTTACTGGCAATGGTGGAAGATTTCCGCTGTGTGGTCATTAAACTGGCGGAACGTATCGCTCATCTACGGGAAGTTAAAGACGCACCGGAAGATGAACGCGTGCTGGCGGCCAAGGAATGTTCCAATATCTATGCGCCTTTGGCTAACCGCTTGGGTATTGGCCAGATTAAATGGGAGCTGGAAGATTTCTGTTTCCGTTATCTGCATCCTGATGAATACAAACAGATCGCCAAGTTGCTTCACGAGCGCCGCATCGATCGCGAACAGTTTATCGACGATTTTGTCGCTTCTTTACGTCAGGCCATGGCCGATGAAGGAATCAAAGCGGATATTTATGGCCGCCCTAAACATATCTACAGTATCTGGCGCAAAATGCAGAAGAAGTCGCTGGCGTTCGATGAGCTGTTTGACGTTCGCGCGGTGCGGGTGGTGGTTGAGCGTTTGCAGGATTGCTATGCCGCATTAGGTATTGTGCATACTCATTTCCGTCATTTGCCAGATGAATTCGACGACTACGTAGCCAACCCTAAGCCTAATGGTTATCAGTCGATCCACACCGTGGTGCTTGGCCCGCGTGGAAAAACGCTGGAGATTCAGATTCGAACCCGCCAGATGCATGAAGATGCGGAACTGGGTGTCGCCGCTCACTGGAAATACAAAGAAGGGGCGGTTGCGGCAGGGCGCTCAGGCTACGAAGGGCGTATTGCCTGGCTGCGCAAACTGATCGCGTGGCAGGAAGAAATGGCCGATTCTGGCGAGATGTTGGATGAAGTTCGTAGCCAAGTGTTCGACGATCGGGTGTATGTGTTTACGCCAAAAGGCGATGTAATTGATTTGCCAGCCGGCTCTACGCCGCTGGATTTTGCCTATCATATCCACAGCGACGTGGGTCACCGTTGTATCGGAGCCAAGATCGGCGGGCGCATTGTGCCCTTTACCTATCAGCTGCAAATGGGCGATCAGATCGAAATTATCACCCAGAAGCAGCCGAATCCAAGCCGTGACTGGTTGAACCCGAACCTCGGTTATGTCACCACCAGCCGCGGTCGTTCCAAAATTCATAACTGGTTCCGGAAACAGGATCGCGATAAAAATATCCTGGCTGGCCGTCAGATGCTGGACGACGAACTGGAACATATGGATATCAGCCTGAAAGAGGCCGAAAAGCTGCTGGTTCCACGCTATAACATGAATTCGCTGGATGAAGTGTTAGCGGCCATTGGTGGCGGTGATATTCGTCTCAATCAGATGGTGAACTTCCTGCAAGGGAAGCTTAACAAACCTACGGCGGAAGAAGCCGATCTGGAGGCGTTACGCCATCTGACCAACAAAACCCAGCAGCCGTCCCGCAATAGCAGTAAAGACAGCGGTCGCATCGTGGTGGAAGGCGTCGGTAATCTGATGCATCACATCGCACGTTGCTGTCAGCCGATTCCGGGTGATGAAATCGTTGGTTTTATTACTCAAGGACGGGGGATTTCCATTCACCGCGCCGATTGTGAACAACTGCTGGATCTGCAATCTCACGCGCCGGAACGCATTGTTGATGCGGTGTGGGGAGAAAGCTATTCCAGCGGGTATTCGCTGGTGGTTCGGGTCACAGCCAACGATCGCAGCGGCTTATTACGGGACATCACCACGATTTTGGCTAACGAAAAAGTCAACGTATTGGGCGTCGCCAGCCGTAGTGATACCAAAAAGATGCTGGCTACCATCGATATGGATATTGAAATCTATAACTTACAGGTATTAGGTCGGGTGTTAGCTAAGCTCAATCAGTTGCCGGATGTGATCGATGCCCGCCGCTTGCACGGCAATTAAATTAACGAGGATATCCGCGAGTGGGCGATCT carries:
- the barA gene encoding two-component sensor histidine kinase BarA — encoded protein: MTKYSLRARMMILILAPTLLLGLLLSTSFMVHRYNELQNQVVNAGTSIIEPLAVASEYGMTFRNRDTVRQLINLLHRRHSNIVRSITVFDADNNLFVTSNYNYNSSQLRLTNNIPIPSSLMLTYRGDSLILRMPIVSEYNISSDRPPEANISNRPLGYIAIDLDLQSVRLQQYKEVFISTLLLLFCLCIAILFAYRLMRDVTGPIRNMVNTVDRIRRGQLDSRVEGHMLGELNILKNGINSMAMSLAAYHEEMQQNIDQATSDLRETLEQMEIQNVELGLAKKRAQEAARIKSEFLANMSHELRTPLNGVIGFTRQTLKTSLTPTQTDYLQTIQRSANNLLCIINDVLDFSKLEAEKLVLEHIPFPLRETLDEVVILLAHTAHEKGLELTLHVNNDVPEQVVGDSMRLQQVMTNLLGNAIKFTENGNVDIHVSLLSQTARQIKLAVEIQDTGIGISEQQQSQLFQAFRQADASISRRHGGTGLGLVITERLVKEMDGDISFRSELNRGSTFRFHITLDLNEGMVYRQPTMEQLAGKHLAYIERNPAAAQATLDMLSITPLRVTHSPTLAQLPDKYYDFLLVGVPIPFRTNMAGHQDKLLAALKIADHVILALPSQSQVDAEQLKQLGAKACLVKPISSNRLMPLLLKEDPRALPAPNENEPKKPRLPLRVMAVDDNPANLKLIGTLLEEQVEETILCESAEKAIAVAREHALDVILMDIQMPEVDGIRASELIHQLPNHVNTPIIAVTAHAISGQQEQFLKLGMADYLAKPIDETRLTQALARFYQHEQTTVQKSATVMTPRPAGWEDSINWPLAIRQAANKEDLAQELLVMLLAFLPQVTQRVNAIVEGADDEDIVNLIHKLHGSCACSGVPRLKRLCSYIEQQLRQKADNQDLLPEWLELLDEIENVIQAAKSHIGQPPSPESKEN
- the rlmD gene encoding 23S rRNA (uracil(1939)-C(5))-methyltransferase RlmD; this translates as MAQFYSPNRRVTTRQMITVTADDLDPLGQGVAHYQGKAIFVPGMLPGEQAEIQLTEEKRQFSRGKLQRLLKPCAERVAPLCPHFGTCGGCQQQHADTHLQQNSKAAHLQRLIARETGVTVEPESVICGTEYGYRRRARLGLYYQPKQQRLVMGFRKVASHDLVAIKTCPVLRPELERLLAPLYRCLSELRAVKRLGHVELVLADNGPLLTLRHLDSLSTADRAALLAFSQREQVAIYLAPDSDHIERLSGEEPYYQIEGLRLAFNPRDFIQVNATVNEKMVAQALEWLDVQPNERVLDLFCGMGNFTLPLARHALQVVGIEGVATLVANGQYNAQINGLANVSFFHENLEDEIDKQPWASQGFDKILLDPARAGAAGVMLHIVKLAPKRVVYVSCNPTTLARDSHVLIDAGYRLARVRMLDMFPHTGHLESMALFIQQEPLAAE
- the relA gene encoding GTP diphosphokinase codes for the protein MVAVRSAHLNPAGEFALDDWIASLGLPNPQSCERLAETWRYCEQHTQGHPDASLLLWRGLEMVEILSTLSMDNDSMRAALLFPLVDANVVNEETLTEQFGKGITYLVHGVRDMDAIRQLKATTNDSMSSEQVDNVRRMLLAMVEDFRCVVIKLAERIAHLREVKDAPEDERVLAAKECSNIYAPLANRLGIGQIKWELEDFCFRYLHPDEYKQIAKLLHERRIDREQFIDDFVASLRQAMADEGIKADIYGRPKHIYSIWRKMQKKSLAFDELFDVRAVRVVVERLQDCYAALGIVHTHFRHLPDEFDDYVANPKPNGYQSIHTVVLGPRGKTLEIQIRTRQMHEDAELGVAAHWKYKEGAVAAGRSGYEGRIAWLRKLIAWQEEMADSGEMLDEVRSQVFDDRVYVFTPKGDVIDLPAGSTPLDFAYHIHSDVGHRCIGAKIGGRIVPFTYQLQMGDQIEIITQKQPNPSRDWLNPNLGYVTTSRGRSKIHNWFRKQDRDKNILAGRQMLDDELEHMDISLKEAEKLLVPRYNMNSLDEVLAAIGGGDIRLNQMVNFLQGKLNKPTAEEADLEALRHLTNKTQQPSRNSSKDSGRIVVEGVGNLMHHIARCCQPIPGDEIVGFITQGRGISIHRADCEQLLDLQSHAPERIVDAVWGESYSSGYSLVVRVTANDRSGLLRDITTILANEKVNVLGVASRSDTKKMLATIDMDIEIYNLQVLGRVLAKLNQLPDVIDARRLHGN
- the degP gene encoding serine endoprotease DegP, with product MKKTTLVLSALALSIGFAMGPVSAIAAETASSSTQQLPSLAPMLEKVMPSVVSINVEGSATVKSAGMPDQFQQFFGGNSPLCQDGSPFQGSPLCQGGLGGGDGQPTQKEFRGLGAGVVIDAAKGYVVTNNHVVENANKIQVQLSDGRKFDAKVIGKDPRTDIALIQLKDFKNLTAIKMADSDQLRVGDYTVAIGNPYGLGETATSGIVSALGRSGLNVENYENFIQTDAAINRGNSGGALVNLNGELIGINTAILAPDGGNIGIGFAIPSNMVKNLTSQMVEFGQVKRGELGIMGTELNSELAKAMNVDAQKGAFISQVLPKSSAAKAGIKAGDVIVTMNGKAISSFAAFRAEIGTLPVGSKIVLGLLREGKPITVDVTLEQGSQAQIASGNIYTGIEGAELSNFDAAGKKGVKVDSVKEGSAAARIGLKKGDIITGVNQKPTLNLGELRKILEAKPSVLALSIHRGDTDIYLLAQ